In the genome of Elusimicrobiota bacterium, one region contains:
- a CDS encoding nucleoside-diphosphate kinase — translation MKQQALVIVKPDGLKKSLTGSILIKLSEAKLEIIGAKVVKPTRELAEKHYTHMKSKPFFEDIVKYICGDIHGTKRVIALVYQGENAIEKLRKIAGSTNPEEAEPTTIRGAYGRITTKGVYENVLHVSGTDEESEREIKLWFEPSEIVYEIYPTKEVIKEKSKIKEWV, via the coding sequence ATGAAACAACAGGCGCTTGTTATTGTGAAGCCGGATGGATTAAAAAAATCTTTAACCGGCAGTATTCTTATAAAACTGTCTGAAGCAAAACTTGAAATCATAGGTGCAAAGGTTGTAAAACCTACACGGGAACTTGCAGAAAAACATTATACCCATATGAAGAGCAAACCTTTTTTTGAGGATATTGTAAAATATATCTGTGGTGATATTCATGGGACTAAAAGAGTAATTGCACTTGTATATCAAGGCGAGAATGCAATTGAAAAATTACGAAAAATTGCTGGTTCAACCAATCCTGAAGAAGCCGAGCCAACAACTATCCGCGGTGCATATGGAAGAATAACTACAAAAGGTGTTTATGAGAATGTACTCCATGTTTCAGGTACTGATGAAGAATCAGAACGCGAGATAAAACTCTGGTTTGAGCCCTCCGAAATTGTCTACGAAATCTATCCTACCAAAGAAGTCATAAAAGAAAAATCAAAAATTAAAGAGTGGGTATAG